A part of Parvimonas micra genomic DNA contains:
- a CDS encoding phospho-sugar mutase, producing the protein MDYKKVYEEWLNNEFFDENTRKDLLSIKDNEEEIKDRFYKVLEFGTAGLRGKLGAGTNRMNKYMVSKAAQALANTIIDHGQGAIERGVALSYDVRYGSKEFAELTCSIMAGNGIKSYIYKGIRPTPMCSYAIRKLNCIAGVMVTASHNPQAYNGYKAYWKEGSQILDDIANQISAHMDKIEKFEDVKLIPFEDAIKSGIAKYIDDSVDEDYKKEVLNLTINDENIDKDIKVVYTPLNGVGNLPVREVLKRRGFENIFVVKEQELPDPEFTTVGYPNPEVPKAFLYSEKLGKEVGADILIATDPDCDRVALEVKDKNGEYVFLNGNRIGALLSYYIFSQRYALNNLPENPVLVKSIVTGDLSRVIAKKYGIETVETLTGFKNICGKTNEYDITKEKNYVFGYEESIGFCYGTFVRDKDAVGASMMVVEMAAYYKKQGKSLVDVLNDIYEEFGYYNERQISLELEGIEGQQRIGRMMEDFRENPIKEMGDISLKEIIDFKDGYLDFPKQNCLKYYLNDGSWYALRPSGTEPKIKLYIYTIGKTEQESIDKLDLIEKACREKMNNVK; encoded by the coding sequence ATAGATTATAAAAAAGTTTATGAAGAATGGTTAAATAATGAGTTTTTTGATGAAAATACAAGAAAAGATTTACTTTCAATAAAAGATAATGAAGAAGAAATTAAAGATAGATTTTATAAAGTTTTAGAATTTGGTACAGCAGGGCTTCGTGGAAAACTAGGTGCCGGAACAAATAGAATGAATAAATATATGGTTTCAAAGGCTGCACAAGCTCTTGCAAATACTATTATTGATCATGGACAAGGAGCTATTGAAAGAGGAGTTGCCTTAAGTTATGATGTAAGATATGGCTCTAAAGAATTTGCAGAACTTACTTGTTCAATAATGGCTGGAAATGGAATTAAATCATATATATATAAGGGAATTAGACCTACTCCAATGTGTTCTTATGCGATTAGAAAATTAAATTGTATAGCGGGAGTAATGGTTACTGCTAGTCATAATCCACAAGCATATAATGGATATAAAGCGTATTGGAAAGAGGGATCACAAATTCTTGATGATATAGCAAATCAAATTTCAGCTCATATGGATAAAATTGAAAAGTTTGAAGATGTTAAATTAATTCCTTTTGAAGATGCTATAAAGAGTGGAATTGCTAAATATATTGATGATTCAGTAGATGAAGATTACAAAAAAGAAGTTTTAAATTTAACTATAAATGATGAAAATATAGATAAAGATATTAAAGTGGTTTATACGCCTCTAAATGGTGTTGGAAATTTACCTGTTAGAGAAGTTTTAAAAAGAAGAGGATTTGAAAATATTTTTGTTGTAAAAGAACAAGAATTGCCTGATCCTGAATTTACTACTGTTGGATATCCTAATCCTGAAGTTCCTAAAGCCTTTCTTTATTCTGAAAAATTAGGTAAAGAAGTTGGAGCTGATATTTTAATTGCAACAGATCCTGATTGTGATAGAGTTGCTCTTGAAGTAAAAGATAAAAATGGAGAATATGTATTTTTAAATGGTAATAGAATAGGAGCGTTATTATCATATTACATTTTCTCACAAAGATATGCACTTAATAATTTACCTGAAAATCCTGTTTTAGTAAAATCTATTGTAACAGGAGATTTATCAAGAGTAATAGCTAAAAAATATGGAATAGAAACAGTTGAAACATTAACAGGTTTTAAAAATATATGTGGTAAGACAAACGAATATGATATAACTAAAGAAAAAAATTATGTTTTCGGATATGAAGAAAGCATAGGTTTTTGCTACGGAACATTCGTAAGAGATAAAGACGCTGTTGGAGCTTCAATGATGGTTGTAGAAATGGCTGCATATTATAAAAAACAAGGAAAAAGTCTAGTAGATGTTTTAAATGATATTTATGAAGAATTCGGATATTATAACGAAAGACAAATTTCTCTTGAACTTGAAGGAATTGAAGGACAACAAAGAATTGGAAGAATGATGGAAGATTTTAGAGAAAATCCTATAAAAGAAATGGGAGATATTTCTTTAAAAGAAATCATCGATTTTAAAGATGGATATTTAGATTTTCCAAAACAAAATTGTCTAAAATACTATTTGAATGATGGGTCTTGGTATGCTTTAAGACCATCAGGAACAGAACCTAAAATTAAGTTATATATCTATACAATAGGAAAAACTGAACAAGAAAGTATTGATAAGCTAGATTTAATTGAAAAAGCTTGTAGAGAAAAAATGAATAATGTAAAATAG
- the phnE gene encoding phosphonate ABC transporter, permease protein PhnE, with protein MKNIFDTIFPKEKITLDNGKVVFRPRSKTPLITIIVIFLMYISVKVTGFNFEVFKNFGNFFNILKGMIPPDFSYSKEVITPLFDTIKMSLMGSFLGALVSLPIAILASSNITKNKFVNGFFKLFLSILRTLPSLVCALIATYIWGLGTFAGTVAIFIFSLSYVGKLLYESIETVDMGAFECMESMGFTKFYAFRYAILPVVLPSYISTALFNFEGNVRYAAILGYVGAGGIGMILNEKLGWREYSKVGTIVFLLLLTVFVIEIISEHFRGRLE; from the coding sequence ATGAAAAATATATTTGATACTATATTTCCTAAGGAAAAGATAACTTTAGATAATGGAAAAGTAGTTTTTAGACCACGTTCAAAAACTCCTTTAATCACAATTATTGTAATTTTTTTAATGTATATTTCAGTAAAGGTTACCGGATTTAATTTTGAAGTATTTAAAAATTTTGGAAACTTTTTTAATATTTTAAAAGGAATGATTCCACCTGATTTTAGTTATAGTAAAGAGGTTATAACTCCACTTTTTGACACTATAAAAATGTCATTAATGGGTTCGTTTTTAGGGGCATTGGTTTCATTACCTATTGCAATTTTGGCTTCCAGCAATATAACTAAAAATAAATTTGTAAATGGATTTTTTAAATTGTTTTTAAGTATTCTAAGAACTTTACCTTCTCTTGTTTGTGCTTTAATAGCAACATATATTTGGGGTCTTGGTACTTTTGCAGGAACTGTTGCAATCTTTATTTTTTCATTATCTTATGTTGGAAAATTATTGTATGAGTCAATTGAAACAGTTGATATGGGTGCTTTTGAATGTATGGAATCTATGGGATTTACTAAATTCTATGCTTTTAGATATGCTATATTACCGGTTGTTTTACCTTCATATATTTCAACAGCATTATTCAACTTTGAAGGTAATGTTAGATATGCAGCAATTTTAGGTTATGTTGGTGCAGGCGGTATCGGTATGATTTTGAATGAAAAACTCGGTTGGAGAGAATATTCAAAAGTTGGTACTATAGTATTTTTATTACTTTTAACTGTTTTTGTAATAGAAATTATAAGTGAACATTTTAGAGGAAGGTTGGAGTAA
- the phnC gene encoding phosphonate ABC transporter ATP-binding protein has protein sequence MIEFKKVSKVYPNGTKGLIDVDLQIEQGEFVAIIGLSGSGKSTLIRCVNKMHEITSGELIVNDVDVKKLSGSDIRKFRRKIGMIFQSFNLVTRTTVIKNVLTAFVPDLTGFRKFFGIFPKECKIKSLEALDKVDMLEKAYVRVDQLSGGQQQRVALARALGQNPQIILADEPVAALDPVTSNQVMEDFRKINKENKITILLNIHDVDLALKYCDRVIGINKGRIVYDGKSSDITKEILDKIYKKDLFETGE, from the coding sequence ATGATAGAATTTAAAAAAGTTAGCAAAGTTTATCCTAATGGAACAAAGGGATTAATTGATGTAGATTTACAAATTGAACAGGGAGAGTTTGTAGCTATTATAGGACTTTCCGGTTCTGGAAAATCTACATTAATAAGATGTGTCAATAAGATGCATGAAATTACTTCAGGAGAATTAATTGTAAATGATGTTGATGTAAAAAAATTAAGTGGATCTGATATTAGAAAGTTTAGACGGAAAATTGGGATGATTTTTCAATCTTTCAATTTGGTTACAAGAACTACTGTTATAAAAAATGTTTTAACTGCATTTGTTCCGGATTTAACCGGTTTTAGAAAATTTTTTGGTATATTTCCAAAGGAATGTAAGATTAAATCTTTAGAAGCCCTTGATAAAGTAGATATGTTGGAAAAGGCTTATGTAAGGGTTGATCAACTTTCAGGGGGTCAACAACAAAGAGTAGCTTTAGCAAGAGCTTTGGGTCAGAACCCACAAATTATTTTAGCCGATGAACCTGTTGCTGCTCTTGATCCTGTAACTTCAAATCAAGTTATGGAAGATTTTAGAAAAATTAATAAAGAAAATAAGATTACTATTTTACTAAATATTCATGATGTTGATTTAGCTTTAAAATATTGTGATAGAGTTATTGGAATAAATAAAGGTAGAATTGTTTATGACGGGAAATCAAGTGATATTACAAAGGAAATTTTAGATAAAATTTACAAAAAAGATTTATTTGAAACTGGAGAATAA
- a CDS encoding phosphate/phosphite/phosphonate ABC transporter substrate-binding protein, translated as MKIFKRILISSLALVLSAGLLVGCGSKKEEKKSADGKTTIEKLSIGFVPSREPSEIVTATEPLKNLLKEQLAKEGFDVKNVDITVGTSFEAVGEGLNAGTLDVGFIPAGTYVLYRDGAEVLLTATRKGLSINDDSAKVWNDQKPTKKTDEQVTSYRALMIAGPSEKGQAIAKKVNAGEKLTWDDVKDLKWSVMNPTSPAGYIYPTLWLNETFGKTIKDLGNNAILSDSYGSAFARLASGQVDVLCTYADARLDQEKKWTENYGRKASIWEETNLIGVTAPIYNDTVSVSKKSKNVTPEFKKALEKALIEIAKTEEGKKVISVYSHEGYQPAKDADYDNEAKAQEIVKKLK; from the coding sequence ATGAAAATATTTAAAAGAATTTTAATTTCATCTTTGGCACTTGTTTTAAGTGCCGGACTTCTTGTGGGCTGTGGCTCTAAAAAAGAAGAAAAAAAATCTGCTGATGGAAAAACTACTATTGAAAAACTTTCAATCGGTTTTGTACCTTCAAGAGAACCATCAGAAATAGTTACTGCAACTGAACCTTTAAAAAATTTATTAAAGGAACAATTGGCTAAAGAAGGCTTTGATGTTAAAAATGTTGATATAACAGTTGGAACAAGTTTTGAAGCTGTAGGTGAAGGTCTTAATGCCGGAACTTTAGATGTTGGATTTATTCCAGCTGGAACTTATGTTTTATATAGAGATGGAGCAGAAGTTCTTTTAACTGCTACTAGAAAAGGTCTTTCTATAAATGATGATTCTGCTAAAGTTTGGAATGACCAAAAACCAACAAAGAAAACTGATGAACAAGTTACTTCTTATAGAGCATTGATGATTGCCGGACCTTCTGAAAAAGGACAAGCAATAGCTAAAAAAGTAAATGCAGGAGAAAAATTAACATGGGATGATGTTAAAGATTTAAAATGGAGTGTTATGAATCCAACTTCTCCTGCTGGATATATTTATCCAACTCTTTGGTTAAATGAAACTTTTGGAAAAACTATTAAAGATTTAGGAAATAATGCAATTTTAAGTGATTCTTACGGCTCTGCATTTGCAAGACTTGCTTCAGGACAAGTTGATGTACTTTGTACATATGCTGATGCAAGACTTGATCAAGAAAAGAAATGGACTGAAAATTACGGAAGAAAAGCATCTATTTGGGAAGAAACAAATCTTATAGGTGTAACTGCTCCTATTTATAATGATACTGTAAGTGTTTCTAAGAAGTCTAAAAATGTAACACCTGAATTCAAAAAAGCTTTAGAAAAAGCATTGATTGAAATTGCTAAAACTGAAGAAGGTAAGAAAGTTATATCAGTTTATAGTCATGAAGGTTATCAACCGGCAAAAGATGCTGACTATGATAACGAAGCAAAAGCTCAAGAAATTGTAAAAAAATTAAAATAA
- a CDS encoding exodeoxyribonuclease III — MRFISWNVNGLRACIKKGFLDYFNEINADFFCLQEIKMSEGQLDLELEGYETFYNYAQRKGYSGTAIFTKFKPLSVKYGMGMEEHDNEGRLITLEYDDFFLVTCYTPNSKQELLRLDYRMVWEDAFRNYLLDLNKTKSVIVCGDLNVAHKEIDLKNPKTNRKNAGFTDEEREKMSILLDSGFTDTFRYFYPDKENEYSWWSYFGKSRERNTGWRIDYFLTSKDMDDRLVDAQIHQSILGSDHCPVYLEIK, encoded by the coding sequence ATGAGATTTATTTCTTGGAATGTAAACGGACTTAGAGCTTGTATCAAAAAAGGATTTTTAGATTATTTTAATGAAATTAATGCAGATTTTTTCTGTTTACAAGAAATTAAGATGAGTGAAGGTCAACTTGATTTAGAACTTGAAGGCTATGAAACTTTTTATAATTATGCACAAAGAAAGGGATATAGCGGAACTGCTATTTTTACAAAATTTAAACCTTTGAGTGTAAAATATGGAATGGGAATGGAAGAACATGACAACGAAGGAAGACTTATAACTTTAGAATATGACGATTTCTTCTTAGTAACTTGTTATACACCAAACTCAAAACAAGAACTTTTAAGACTTGACTATAGAATGGTTTGGGAAGATGCTTTTAGAAATTACTTACTTGATTTAAATAAAACAAAATCAGTAATAGTTTGTGGCGACTTAAATGTTGCTCATAAAGAAATTGACTTAAAAAATCCGAAGACAAATAGAAAAAATGCAGGATTTACGGATGAAGAAAGAGAAAAGATGTCCATTCTTTTAGATAGCGGTTTTACAGACACTTTTAGATATTTCTACCCTGATAAAGAAAATGAATATAGTTGGTGGAGTTATTTTGGAAAATCAAGAGAAAGAAATACAGGTTGGAGAATTGACTATTTCTTAACTTCAAAAGATATGGACGATAGACTTGTTGATGCACAAATTCATCAAAGTATTTTAGGAAGCGACCACTGCCCTGTTTATTTGGAAATAAAATAG
- a CDS encoding bifunctional metallophosphatase/5'-nucleotidase gives MAFKILSTTDVHGNLLAYNFVNSDIANKGLSRFSTFLEEERKKGKVIYVDNGDINQGTPLVTYANANLKENIVAKALNHLHCDYINIGNHDFNYGSEFLYNYVKETNAKCITGNVKYKNKKLGSTDIIDIDNKKVALIGVVTDYIDHWENPKNLENLEILNVFETVKNSVEVVRDKVDYVVVFYHGGFERDLESGNPTENLTGENVGYEICDKISGIDVLVTGHQHRTLTGKIKDTLVIQCADGCATCMEILFDENISVNLKDISGYEIDAEMEEKFKEVLNETEKWLDIEIGSCNKEMYISDIKTAQLEKHPITSFINKIQKETMGADISSCCLFEVMPGFGKNLRYRDIILNYPFPNTLVLKEMSGQNILDYLTQLSTYWIVKDNRIDINPKFLYPKREMYNYDMLDGIEYTMNISKNGKNFITDVKVDGDELILDKKYKLVLNNYRATGGGNFSFFPELKTLKEDTRDIAEVLIDYVKENNYVEIEDKNNIKLKIVD, from the coding sequence ATGGCTTTTAAAATTTTATCTACCACTGATGTTCATGGTAATTTATTGGCATATAATTTTGTAAACTCTGATATAGCAAATAAAGGACTTTCAAGGTTTTCCACTTTTTTAGAAGAGGAAAGAAAAAAGGGGAAAGTAATTTATGTTGATAATGGAGATATAAATCAAGGCACTCCTTTGGTAACCTATGCAAATGCGAATTTAAAAGAAAATATAGTTGCTAAGGCTCTTAATCATTTACATTGTGATTATATAAATATAGGAAATCACGATTTTAACTATGGTAGTGAGTTTTTATATAATTATGTTAAAGAAACCAATGCAAAATGTATTACCGGTAATGTAAAGTATAAAAATAAAAAACTTGGAAGTACAGATATTATTGATATAGATAATAAAAAAGTTGCACTAATCGGAGTTGTAACTGACTATATTGACCATTGGGAAAATCCTAAAAATTTAGAAAATTTGGAAATTTTAAATGTTTTTGAAACTGTTAAAAACTCAGTTGAGGTTGTTAGAGATAAGGTTGATTATGTTGTAGTTTTTTATCATGGCGGTTTTGAAAGAGACTTGGAAAGTGGGAATCCTACCGAAAACTTGACAGGTGAAAATGTCGGCTATGAGATTTGTGATAAAATTTCCGGAATAGATGTTTTAGTCACAGGACATCAACATAGGACTTTAACAGGAAAGATAAAAGATACTCTTGTAATACAATGTGCAGACGGATGTGCAACTTGTATGGAAATTTTATTTGATGAAAATATTTCAGTTAATCTTAAGGATATTTCAGGATACGAAATCGATGCTGAAATGGAAGAAAAATTTAAAGAAGTTTTAAATGAAACTGAAAAATGGTTGGATATTGAAATTGGTAGTTGCAACAAAGAAATGTATATTTCTGATATAAAAACTGCTCAATTGGAAAAGCATCCAATTACAAGTTTTATAAACAAAATTCAAAAGGAAACAATGGGAGCTGATATCTCTTCTTGTTGTCTTTTTGAAGTTATGCCCGGTTTTGGTAAAAATTTAAGATATAGAGATATAATTTTAAATTATCCATTCCCAAATACATTAGTTTTAAAAGAAATGAGCGGGCAAAATATTTTAGATTATTTAACGCAGCTTTCAACTTACTGGATAGTGAAAGACAATAGAATTGATATTAATCCAAAGTTTTTATATCCAAAAAGAGAGATGTATAATTATGATATGCTTGATGGAATAGAATATACAATGAACATTTCAAAAAATGGAAAAAATTTCATAACAGACGTAAAAGTTGATGGAGACGAGCTGATTTTAGATAAAAAATATAAACTTGTATTAAATAATTATAGAGCGACAGGAGGAGGAAATTTTTCATTTTTCCCGGAACTTAAAACGCTTAAAGAAGATACGAGGGATATCGCAGAAGTTTTGATTGATTATGTAAAAGAAAATAATTATGTTGAAATTGAAGATAAGAATAATATAAAATTAAAAATCGTTGATTAG
- the phnE gene encoding phosphonate ABC transporter, permease protein PhnE: MVNSKVEEKLKKEPKSYTYIIAVIVIVLGLLVWSAMSIKKGDDVKDSMTIAKNIINGILHPDLEFLFRFDSKGVIYLLFETMCIAFLGTIIGAIISIPFAFISAKKIVSKYVAVIGRFFTMCVRTVPAFIYGLMFIGVTGPGALAGVFTMSVVSIGMVTKLYIDVIEDLDFGIIESLSAIGCTKIEQIRYGILPQIYSKLISIVIYRFDMNLRDASVLGLVGAGGIGAPLIFAMNNYRWNEVGSILVGIIILVLIIEVFSNNVRRKLARGY, encoded by the coding sequence ATGGTGAATTCAAAAGTAGAAGAAAAATTAAAAAAAGAGCCAAAATCATATACTTATATCATTGCAGTTATTGTAATAGTTTTAGGACTTTTAGTTTGGTCAGCAATGTCCATTAAAAAAGGCGATGATGTAAAAGACTCAATGACAATTGCTAAAAATATTATAAATGGTATATTACATCCTGATTTGGAATTCCTTTTTAGATTCGATAGTAAAGGTGTAATTTATTTGCTTTTTGAAACAATGTGTATTGCATTTTTAGGTACAATAATTGGAGCAATTATTTCTATTCCTTTTGCATTCATTTCTGCAAAGAAAATTGTTTCAAAATATGTAGCTGTAATTGGAAGATTTTTTACAATGTGCGTTAGAACTGTTCCGGCTTTTATTTATGGACTTATGTTTATAGGTGTTACAGGACCTGGAGCATTGGCTGGTGTATTTACAATGTCAGTTGTTTCAATAGGAATGGTTACTAAATTATATATAGATGTTATAGAAGATTTAGATTTTGGAATTATCGAATCTCTTTCAGCGATTGGATGTACTAAAATTGAGCAAATAAGATATGGAATTTTACCACAAATTTATTCAAAATTAATTTCTATTGTTATTTATAGATTTGATATGAATTTAAGAGATGCATCTGTTCTTGGACTTGTTGGAGCAGGTGGAATCGGGGCACCACTTATTTTTGCGATGAATAATTATCGTTGGAATGAAGTTGGTTCAATTTTAGTTGGAATAATTATTTTAGTTTTAATTATAGAAGTTTTTTCAAATAATGTAAGAAGAAAATTAGCGAGGGGATATTAA
- the upp gene encoding uracil phosphoribosyltransferase, with product MSKLTVFDHPVISHKLGYLRDKKTGGKDFRALVNEISMLMAYEVTRDLKTDEVEIETPLQKTKVKRLSGKKLGVVPILRAGLGMVEGMLNILPAAKVGHIGLYRDPETLQPVEYYCKLPVDAEERDFLVLDPMLATGGSASDAIKLLKQKGCKNIKLVCIIAAPEGVKAVQKNHPDVDIFVAALDEKLNEHSYIIPGLGDAGDRLFGTK from the coding sequence ATGTCAAAATTAACAGTATTCGATCACCCGGTTATTTCACATAAGTTGGGATATTTAAGGGATAAAAAAACCGGTGGAAAAGATTTTAGAGCCTTAGTAAATGAAATTTCAATGCTTATGGCTTATGAAGTTACAAGAGATTTAAAAACTGATGAAGTAGAAATTGAAACACCATTACAAAAAACAAAGGTTAAGAGATTATCCGGGAAGAAGTTAGGAGTAGTACCTATCTTAAGAGCGGGACTCGGAATGGTTGAAGGAATGTTAAATATTCTTCCCGCTGCAAAAGTTGGACATATTGGATTATATCGTGATCCGGAAACTTTACAACCTGTTGAATATTATTGTAAACTACCTGTAGATGCAGAAGAAAGAGACTTTTTAGTTCTTGACCCAATGCTTGCTACTGGTGGTTCAGCATCTGATGCAATTAAACTTTTAAAACAAAAGGGTTGTAAAAATATTAAATTGGTTTGTATAATTGCGGCCCCTGAAGGGGTTAAGGCTGTTCAAAAAAATCATCCTGATGTAGATATTTTTGTAGCTGCATTAGATGAAAAATTAAATGAACATAGTTATATTATTCCTGGACTTGGAGATGCAGGAGATAGATTGTTCGGAACAAAGTAA
- the tkt gene encoding transketolase — protein sequence MEIKNLCINTMRTLSADAIQKAKSGHPGLPLGASPMAFTLFNDCMKISPKKPNWFDRDRFILSAGHGSMLLYSLLHLFDYGVSIEDIKNFRQIDSLTPGHPEYGHTAGIDATTGPLGQGVSMAVGMALAESHLASIFNTDDCKIVDHYTYSIVGDGCLMEGISNEASSLAGTLKLGKLIVLYDSNNITIEGDTSTAFGENVRGRYEALGWDTYFVADGNNINEIKEAIERAKLTDKPSLIEIKTKIGYGSTKQGSASAHGEPLGEDNIPTFKKNIGWEYEESFYVPEEVKKYMKEVVERKNTFVDEWEKQLGEYKVKYPEKYDLFQKFMKEEIDEEILNDSSITEFDKDMASRESSGIILNRFSKLLPNLFGGSADLGPSNKSTMKEFDYYSPENRSGKNIHFGVREHAMAAICNGISLHGGLLPYCATFFVFSDYLKPAVRLSALMNQGVIYVLTHDSIGVGEDGPTHEPIEHLAMFRSTPNVSMYRPCDAKETAYAWISALKNRKTPSCLALTRQKLTNLEETSAEALKGGYVLKDFGKDFEMIIIASGSEVGLAYKVCEKLLEENICTRLVSMPCMEEFEKQSKEYKERVLPNNIRKRVSIEALSTFGWGKYVGLDGISIGLDTFGASAPANLLFEKFGFTVDAVYDKIKKELF from the coding sequence ATGGAAATTAAGAATTTATGTATTAATACTATGAGAACATTAAGTGCCGATGCTATTCAAAAAGCAAAGTCAGGACATCCTGGACTTCCACTTGGAGCATCACCAATGGCATTTACTTTATTTAATGATTGTATGAAGATTTCTCCTAAAAAACCAAATTGGTTTGATAGAGATAGATTTATTTTATCAGCAGGACATGGTTCTATGCTTTTATATTCATTACTTCACTTATTTGATTATGGTGTTAGTATTGAAGATATAAAGAATTTTAGACAAATTGATAGTTTAACTCCAGGTCATCCTGAATATGGTCATACTGCAGGAATAGATGCGACAACTGGTCCACTTGGACAAGGTGTTTCAATGGCTGTTGGTATGGCACTTGCTGAAAGTCATTTGGCTTCAATTTTTAATACTGACGATTGTAAAATAGTAGATCACTATACTTATTCAATCGTTGGAGACGGTTGTCTTATGGAAGGTATCAGCAATGAAGCATCTTCACTTGCAGGTACATTAAAGCTTGGAAAACTTATAGTTTTATATGATAGCAATAATATTACTATAGAAGGGGATACTTCAACTGCTTTTGGTGAAAATGTAAGAGGAAGATATGAAGCTCTAGGTTGGGATACTTATTTTGTTGCAGACGGTAATAATATTAATGAAATTAAAGAAGCAATAGAAAGAGCAAAGCTAACTGATAAACCTTCATTAATAGAAATAAAGACAAAAATTGGATATGGTTCAACTAAACAAGGAAGTGCTTCAGCACATGGAGAGCCATTGGGAGAAGATAATATTCCAACATTTAAGAAAAATATTGGATGGGAATATGAAGAAAGTTTTTATGTTCCTGAAGAAGTTAAAAAATATATGAAAGAAGTTGTTGAAAGAAAAAATACTTTTGTTGATGAATGGGAAAAACAACTTGGAGAATACAAAGTTAAATATCCTGAAAAATATGATTTATTCCAAAAATTTATGAAAGAAGAAATTGACGAAGAAATCTTAAACGATTCATCAATTACTGAATTTGATAAAGATATGGCATCAAGAGAATCAAGTGGAATTATACTAAATAGATTTTCTAAATTACTTCCAAATCTTTTTGGAGGATCAGCAGATTTAGGACCTTCAAATAAATCAACAATGAAAGAATTTGACTACTATTCACCTGAAAATAGAAGCGGAAAAAATATCCACTTCGGAGTAAGAGAACATGCAATGGCTGCAATATGTAATGGTATTTCATTACATGGAGGACTTTTGCCGTATTGTGCAACATTCTTTGTTTTCAGTGACTATTTAAAACCGGCTGTAAGGCTTTCTGCACTTATGAATCAAGGTGTTATATATGTTTTAACTCATGATAGCATTGGAGTTGGTGAAGACGGACCTACACATGAACCAATTGAACATTTGGCAATGTTCAGATCTACACCAAATGTTTCAATGTATAGACCTTGTGATGCAAAAGAAACAGCTTATGCTTGGATATCAGCATTAAAGAATAGAAAAACACCAAGCTGTTTAGCACTAACAAGGCAAAAATTGACTAATTTAGAAGAAACTTCAGCAGAAGCTCTAAAAGGTGGATATGTCCTAAAAGACTTTGGAAAAGACTTTGAAATGATTATTATTGCATCAGGTTCAGAAGTTGGCTTAGCTTACAAAGTTTGTGAAAAACTTTTAGAAGAAAATATTTGCACAAGACTTGTATCAATGCCATGTATGGAAGAATTTGAAAAGCAAAGTAAAGAATATAAAGAAAGAGTATTACCTAATAACATCAGAAAGAGAGTTAGCATTGAAGCTCTATCAACATTTGGTTGGGGTAAATATGTTGGATTAGATGGAATTTCAATAGGTCTTGATACATTTGGTGCATCAGCACCTGCAAATCTATTATTTGAAAAATTTGGATTTACAGTTGATGCAGTTTATGACAAAATAAAAAAAGAATTATTTTAA